The proteins below are encoded in one region of Coffea arabica cultivar ET-39 chromosome 4c, Coffea Arabica ET-39 HiFi, whole genome shotgun sequence:
- the LOC113739332 gene encoding uncharacterized protein gives MHSWWESISKARTRIHLLSTLLPETSSVLSFLADSDRPASSLLLSSAAYSSISSSLSSPSSGSDDDSLCLWLYDTFLSADSELRLVVLCYIPLLSSFYLSRIHSSSTTSAISPTTNLAGFEAVLLVLYSSEVTAHSGIPVFISIPDLSQPSLYHSSRNPPSNKSNPINNNPLSRPLVGVLSPPLEPQMAVKSTKRASIVGIALDCYYKQISQMPSWSKLDFCKFSADWASQDCPCKSDFDDFTTQKPNNFTESSHGLSGDSRGHNEIEDVVEEIRHLRSEGRDDELRSQGVRIPLPWELLQPALRILGHCLLGHLITEDVKAATSVAIRSLYAGPPTT, from the coding sequence ATGCACTCCTGGTGGGAGTCCATATCAAAAGCCCGCACTCGAATCCATCTCCTCTCCACTCTTCTCCCCGAAACCTCCTCAGTTCTCTCGTTCCTTGCCGACTCCGACCGCCCTGCCAGCTCCCTCCTCCTCTCTTCCGCCGCCTATTCTTCCATCTCATCTTCCCTCTCCTCCCCTTCATCCGGCTCCGACGACGACTCTCTTTGCCTGTGGCTATACGACACCTTCCTCTCCGCTGACTCCGAACTCCGCCTCGTTGTCCTCTGCTATATCCCTCTCCTCTCCTCCTTCTATCTATCCCGCATCCACTCCTCCTCCACCACATCCGCTATCTCCCCCACCACTAATCTCGCCGGCTTCGAAGCTGTCCTTCTTGTCCTCTACTCATCTGAAGTCACGGCTCATTCGGGTATACCCGTGTTCATTTCAATCCCTGATCTCTCTCAACCTTCTCTTTATCACTCTTCTCGAAATCCCCCTTCGAATAAATCGAACCCCATTAACAATAACCCCTTGTCTCGGCCTCTAGTCGGCGTTCTATCGCCTCCTCTCGAACCCCAGATGGCGGTGAAGtctactaaacgagcttccattGTAGGCATTGCCCTTGATTGTTATTATAAGCAGATCTCGCAAATGCCCAGTTGGTCAAAGCTTGATTTTTGCAAATTTTCGGCAGATTGGGCAAGTCAGGATTGCCCTTGTAAATCTGATTTCGATGATTTTACTACCCAAAAACCTAATAATTTTACTGAAAGTAGCCATGGGCTTTCGGGTGACTCGAGGGGTCACAATGAGATTGAGGATGTTGTGGAAGAAATTCGGCATTTGCGAAGTGAGGGGAGGGATGACGAGTTGAGGTCACAGGGGGTGAGAATTCCGCTGCCATGGGAGTTATTACAGCCGGCATTGAGGATTTTGGGGCACTGCTTGCTAGGGCATTTGATTACAGAGGATGTGAAAGCAGCAACTTCAGTGGCAATAAGGAGCTTGTATGCTGGGCCTCCCACGACCTGA